GAGCGGCCCAGCACCATGCCTGGACATCGATCCTTCCGACATCTCAGTGAGCCGCGCCGGTCCGCCGGGCATTGGCAGAGATCGTCGCCATCAAACCTCCAGACAGGCCGGCGAGCTGACCCGCGCATTCGCGCGGGCAGGGCGCACTCAGTTTATGGCAGGCTTACGGGGCGCCTGGCGGAGCATACGTGCTTGCGTGAACTCCCTAGCCTACGAAGACGCGCCTGTGAAATGGGATCAACGCCAGATAACGCGCGCGCGAATACCGGCGGCCTGCTATTTTTCAGCCGATCGTCCCTGATGTCGTGCCATTGTTCGTGACCGGAACAGAATGACCGTTCTTGCGGATACAGTAGCCCGCTGCGCCGCCTGTCCCACCTGGAGCCGACGGGCTAAACCAGCCCTGGCCGTTGGAGCCTGCTACGCCATACGTTCCACCAGCGCCGCCATTGACACCGCCGTTGATGCCCCAACCGCCGGCGCCGCCGCCTGACGTTGTGCCGGATGCGCCGATTCCGGCGCCGCTGTCACCCGCACCGCCGCCGCCGTTGGGCGCGCCGCCTCCACCTCCGCCGCCAGGCCGGTATTCTGGTTCCGGGAATCCTTCCTCGACACTGGACGCACCACCGCCGCCACCGCCACCACCGCGCACCTGTGCGCCGCTCTGGATTGTGATCGTGATCGGATGACGGCAGTAAACCGCATCGCCGCCTGCGCTGCCATTGCCTGGTGTGCCCCCAGCTCCGCCACTTCCGCCGCCGCCGCGCAGAATTCCGCCGGTTTTGACGACGAGCGACAGGGTGATCGTATAAGGCGATCCAGGCCAGGTGCCTGTATCGACGGCAATGCCGCCGCCCGCACCAGTGATCGTCACGCCGTTTCCGACTTCAAAGACAACATTTGCGTCTTGTGTGCCGTTATATCCTGCAGCATTGGCTAAGCTACGCAGGTTGACCGGACCGGTGCCAGTCACCTGAATCGTTTGGTTGAAACTGTTCGGGTTGACCGTGACGGCGGTCTGGGCCGTTTGTTGGCTGCTTAGCGCGCCGGTCACAGTCAAAGTATAAGTTGTCGTCACGCTGGGCGTCACGACAACCGAACCGCCGACGACCGGCGTGACACTTCCGACGCCGTTATTGATGGACGCGCTGGAAGCATTTGCGCTCGTCCAGGTCAGAGTTGTGGACTGGCCGACAAGAATTGTAGAGGGGCTCGCCGAGAGTGTGCAGGTGGGCAGCGGGTAGACGGTAACACTGGCCTGGGCCGTAGCGGGCAAGGGCGGCCCGGCCGCCGTAACGGTATACGTTGTGGTGGCGGAGGGGGAGACAGAAACCGAGCCGCCTGCCAGCGGGCTCACCGGACCCACCCCGTTGTTGATCGATACCCCGGTCGCATATTGCGATGTCCAGGAGAGGCTCGCCGACTGCCCGGCAAGAATGGATGCCGGACTTGCACCCAGCGTGACCTGAACCGAGTTCGGCGGCGTCTGGCCGAGTGCGGTCCGGTTGCCTGCCGCATCATAGGCGTAGGTGATCGATGCTCCGTTGCTATAAGTCACTGTCGAAACGCGGCCGAGGGCATCATAGGTGTAGCTGACGGTGTCGGCGAAGGCGCTGCTCCGTGAGCTGAGTAATGTGGCACAGCAAGTGCCAGCTAACAGCTGAGCCATGAAGCTGCGCCTTGCAATCATCTCTCGTGCCTCTTCGAGGTGAAAAAGGTGTAGTCAACTCGCCTGAGAGTTGACTTTATCAGAATAAATGGAGATCGTGTCAAGGTTGAACCGAAGGGGCAGATCGATGGTATCGTTTCGGACCTGGTTTCCTGGCTTGATAGTGTTCGGTTTTTGCGCGGCGCTTCACGCTCAGGCGCAAACACTGCCCTCCATGCGGTTCGAGCGCGGCGCCCTTGTTTCACCATCGGCGGCGGAAACTTATTACGGCAGTTCCACGACGCGTACCTCTTCGTTCACGGGTGTCTCCGGTTTTGAAGGTCGCCCGCCCGAGATTGTTGAGCAGGCCCGCGCGCTCGGCAATGATATAGACCTCATCTACGAATATGTCCGCAATCAGATCGATGTGGAGTTTGCCTACGGCCTGAGGAAGGGCGCGCTCGGCGCGATGATCGACCAGTCGGGTACGCCGTTCGATATCAACGTTCTGTTTGTCGAACTCGCCCGGCAGGCCGGCTACACGGCGCGCTACCGGATCGGAACGGCAACGCTGACCGCCCAGCAGTTTCAGGATTGGACGGGTCTGACCCATGCCGCCTCGGCGTGCCGGATGCTCGCATTTGGCGGAATTCCATCACAAATCAATGGTGTATCACCTGCCGACTGCAATATTGCGGGATCGGTCACCGGCGTTGCGATCCGCCATGCCTGGGCCGAAGTCCAGATATCGGGAACCTGGTATGTGTTCGACCCCAGCTTCAAGCCGCAGGATTTCGCGGCGCGTCGCAATCTTGAAAGCGACTCCGGATTTACGTCCGGCGCGGCAGCGACGCAGGCCGGGACGGGGATATCGAGCGGCAGCGCAAGCGGGCGGCCTTACATCTCCAATGTCAATACAACGGCGCTCGACACTTACCTGTCGGCCCGTTCGGTTGCGCTGCTCACAACCCTGACATCGAGCGCTTTTTCGGCCGATCTACGCGGTGTCGTGGGCGGCCCTGAGATTCCGCCCGTCTACAAGCCTGTCGGCGGGTTCCGGTCGACCTCGACCCCTTACACGTCCGTGGCCAGCCAGACGATCACAGGCGATATTCCTGACCAGTACCGGACCGGCCTCGCGGTTGCTGCGTCGGCGCCGCTCGGCGCTGGTGGGGTCCAGGCCTCCTTCAGTCGTCAACTCTGGGTCGATGAAATCTATGGCCGCCGTCTGGAGTTCGATTCCAACTTTGATGCCGATCATATCGTCACATCAGCCGATTACTACGACCTGTCCTTCAGGCTCGAACTCGATGACCTACCGCTGAATACACTCACCCGCGACTGCCCGGGTTCCGGCGGGCCTTCGGGGTGCGGCCTGCCGAGCTTCAACTATACTGCCACGCTGACGGTCAATCATCCGTATGCGGCTGTTCCCCGTCAGCGACTGTGAGACAGATCGGCCAAATTGCTTAAGGAGGATTTCTGGCTCATCGTAACTGATACGAGGAGTGAAGATGAGACAGAAATCCGGGCCGCAGGAGAGTTCGGCCGAGAAGCATGTGCAGGCAATCAAGCGTCAGACCCGGCGGAAGTTTTCCGCTGAGGAGAAGATCCGGATTGTCCTTGAAGGCCTACGCGGCGAATACTCGATTGCCGAGTTGTGCCGACGCGAGGGGATCGCCCAAGGGCTGTATTACACCTGGTCGAAGGAGTTCCTCGAAGCCGGCAAGAAGCGATTGTCAGGCGACACGGAGCGGCAGGCGACTTCGGGCGAAGTGACGGGCCTGAAGCGTGAGATGCGCGACCTGAAGGAAGTCGTGGCGGACCTGACCCTTGAGAACCGCATTCTGAAAAAAAGCGTGATCGGGGATGGGGACGCCCAAGAATGAGGTACCCCGCATCCGAAAAGCTCGAAATCATCCGGCTGGTCGAGAACTCGCACCAGCCGGTGAAGAAGACGCTCGATCAGATCGGCGTGTCGCGGCCGACCTTCTATCGCTGGTAC
The genomic region above belongs to Acidobacteriota bacterium and contains:
- a CDS encoding RHS repeat protein → MIARRSFMAQLLAGTCCATLLSSRSSAFADTVSYTYDALGRVSTVTYSNGASITYAYDAAGNRTALGQTPPNSVQVTLGASPASILAGQSASLSWTSQYATGVSINNGVGPVSPLAGGSVSVSPSATTTYTVTAAGPPLPATAQASVTVYPLPTCTLSASPSTILVGQSTTLTWTSANASSASINNGVGSVTPVVGGSVVVTPSVTTTYTLTVTGALSSQQTAQTAVTVNPNSFNQTIQVTGTGPVNLRSLANAAGYNGTQDANVVFEVGNGVTITGAGGGIAVDTGTWPGSPYTITLSLVVKTGGILRGGGGSGGAGGTPGNGSAGGDAVYCRHPITITIQSGAQVRGGGGGGGGASSVEEGFPEPEYRPGGGGGGGAPNGGGGAGDSGAGIGASGTTSGGGAGGWGINGGVNGGAGGTYGVAGSNGQGWFSPSAPGGTGGAAGYCIRKNGHSVPVTNNGTTSGTIG
- a CDS encoding transglutaminase domain-containing protein, which encodes MRFERGALVSPSAAETYYGSSTTRTSSFTGVSGFEGRPPEIVEQARALGNDIDLIYEYVRNQIDVEFAYGLRKGALGAMIDQSGTPFDINVLFVELARQAGYTARYRIGTATLTAQQFQDWTGLTHAASACRMLAFGGIPSQINGVSPADCNIAGSVTGVAIRHAWAEVQISGTWYVFDPSFKPQDFAARRNLESDSGFTSGAAATQAGTGISSGSASGRPYISNVNTTALDTYLSARSVALLTTLTSSAFSADLRGVVGGPEIPPVYKPVGGFRSTSTPYTSVASQTITGDIPDQYRTGLAVAASAPLGAGGVQASFSRQLWVDEIYGRRLEFDSNFDADHIVTSADYYDLSFRLELDDLPLNTLTRDCPGSGGPSGCGLPSFNYTATLTVNHPYAAVPRQRL